A genomic stretch from Kogia breviceps isolate mKogBre1 chromosome 1, mKogBre1 haplotype 1, whole genome shotgun sequence includes:
- the KIAA0040 gene encoding uncharacterized protein KIAA0040 homolog produces MEKISAFFSAIWDTISAKHQEGLFNSICLGILLGLPLLVTISLLFICCHCCWSRAGKSGQQPERNKGKKKKKKKKAEEDLWISAQPKLLQMEKRPSLPI; encoded by the coding sequence ATGGAGAAAATCAGCGCCTTCTTTAGCGCCATCTGGGACACCATCTCGGCCAAACACCAAGAGGGCCTCTTCAACAGCATCTGTCTAGGCATCCTCCTGGGGCTGCCCCTACTGGTGACCATCTCCCTCCTCTTCATCTGTTGCCACTGCTGCTGGAGCCGGGCAGGCAAAAGTGGCCAACAGCCAGAGCGAaacaaggggaagaaaaaaaagaaaaagaagaaggctgAAGAAGACCTCTGGATCTCCGCTCAGCCCAAGCTTCTCCAGATGGAAAAGAGGCCATCACTGCCCATCTAG